Proteins encoded together in one Penicillium digitatum chromosome 1, complete sequence window:
- a CDS encoding DOC family gives MLMCSATCPAHFRSNIFRSTFRPLSSFPCSRSARSARLLHHVTTDFITHDARGDLVTRKVPVIVGDPGETYILIEQEVGSALRAASPFISASAASAEYRCKLTFFHDSQHFGFGSTSYPRLNAPSQIPRQTELNTSPATLFIGGKMHHLVLDGTPDAIFAENANATGRNLASVLDQLKDM, from the exons ATGCTTATGTGTTCTGCAACCTGTCCAGCCCATT TCCGATCCAATATATTTCGCAGCACTTTTCGccccctctcttcctttccctGCTCTAGAAGCGCTCGTAGCGCGCGACTTCTTCATCACGTCACAACAGATTTCATTACCCATGACGCGAGAGGAGATCTGGTTACCAGAAAGGTGCCTGTTATTGTTGGCGACCCGGGAGAAACTTACATTTTGATTGAGCAAGAGGTTGGCAGTGCACTCCGTGCTGCCAGTCCCTTTATATCAGCATCTGCAGCTAGTGCTGAATATCGTTGTAAACTTACGTTTTTCCACGATTCTCAACACTTTGGATTTG GATCAACGAGTTATCCCCGTCTCAATGCCCCAAGCCAAATTCCGCGCCAGACAGAGTTGAATACAAGCCCTGCAACTTTGTTCATTGGCGGAAAGATGCACCATCTAGTTCTAGATGGAACACCTGATG CAATATTTGCGGAGAACGCAAACGCCACTGGACGGAACCTGGCAAGCGTACTCGACCAGCTGAAGGATATGTGA